The following proteins are encoded in a genomic region of Catellatospora sp. TT07R-123:
- a CDS encoding helix-turn-helix domain-containing protein — translation MSQVLDTGGVAAADRFPMWNEFLAQAAMPVSVRTSHTADFDATLQLRRAGAVELLEMRHPPLDVDRTPKLIRRSDPDVYHLVLSSAGDQYLTQDGKEVVLRPGDMTLYHSSRAFSSRTDPRLARESATVLMIPSAVLPLPQRVAREVVATRLPGDDPLTAFVIDHLRTLRGHLDRLDPADGVRLSTVTLDLVGHLLARRLDAERLLPPDTRDRVLFARIIAFAERRLADPELSPEMLAAAHHLSLRSLHRQFAARGLTAAGWIRARRLENCHRDLGDPLLADRPVAAVAGRWGLGHRTLDRAFRRAYGISPAEYRHAMSTSWHALS, via the coding sequence ATGTCACAGGTGCTGGACACCGGCGGGGTCGCCGCCGCAGACCGGTTCCCGATGTGGAACGAGTTCCTCGCCCAGGCGGCCATGCCGGTGTCGGTCCGCACTTCGCACACAGCCGACTTCGACGCCACACTCCAGCTCCGCCGGGCCGGTGCGGTCGAGCTGCTGGAGATGCGGCATCCGCCACTCGACGTGGACCGGACTCCGAAGCTGATCCGCCGGTCCGACCCCGACGTGTATCACCTCGTGCTGAGCTCCGCCGGCGACCAGTACCTCACGCAGGACGGCAAGGAGGTCGTTCTCCGTCCGGGTGACATGACGCTCTACCACAGCTCGCGGGCCTTCAGCAGCCGTACGGATCCCCGGCTGGCGCGGGAGTCGGCCACCGTGCTGATGATCCCGTCGGCGGTGCTGCCGCTGCCGCAGCGGGTCGCGCGGGAGGTGGTGGCCACCCGGCTGCCCGGCGACGACCCGCTCACCGCGTTCGTGATCGACCACCTGCGCACCCTGCGCGGACACCTCGACCGGCTGGATCCGGCCGACGGCGTCAGGCTGTCCACGGTCACGCTCGACCTCGTCGGCCACCTGCTGGCCCGCCGGTTGGACGCCGAACGCCTGCTGCCGCCGGACACCAGGGATCGGGTGCTCTTCGCCCGCATCATCGCCTTCGCCGAGCGGCGGCTGGCCGACCCCGAGCTCAGCCCGGAGATGCTCGCGGCCGCCCACCACCTCTCGCTGCGGTCGCTGCACCGGCAGTTCGCGGCGCGAGGGCTGACGGCGGCCGGGTGGATCCGGGCCCGGCGCCTGGAGAACTGCCACCGCGACCTCGGCGACCCGCTGCTGGCCGACCGCCCGGTCGCCGCCGTCGCGGGCAGGTGGGGTCTCGGCCATCGCACGCTGGACCGGGCCTTCCGCAGGGCCTACGGCATAAGCCCGGCAGAGTACCGGCACGCGATGTCCACCTCCTGGCACGCGTTGTCGTAG
- a CDS encoding peptidase: MIRTIVRRLAVLTAATAALALVATAPAAAAPTLNRADAAAGWLARQLVDGERFEVVFDGVAYADQGLTIDAVFAFAASKTGGSYRDAALSWLAEPGTLTGYIGDGTEAYAGATAKLALAAEVTGADPAAFGGVDLVTRLRGLQATSGRFSDRSAWGDFSNSFTQSLAVIALDRTAAGAPASAVSYLAGTACADGSFPLYLEQPVCTGDVDATALAVQALRAAGDHVHAYGGLTWLVAQQQADGGFASAGVANANSTGLAAQALQSSGRLLAAAKARTFLRGLQVGCAGAAADRGAIAYTAGAFDPATAPRATAQAVLGLTGRGYADLDAAGSSPAAPTLACP, from the coding sequence ATGATCCGCACCATCGTGCGGCGGCTAGCCGTGCTCACCGCCGCCACCGCCGCTCTCGCCCTGGTCGCCACCGCTCCGGCCGCCGCCGCCCCGACCCTGAACCGGGCCGACGCGGCGGCGGGCTGGCTGGCCCGCCAGCTCGTCGACGGCGAGCGCTTCGAGGTCGTGTTCGACGGCGTCGCCTACGCCGACCAGGGCCTGACCATCGACGCGGTGTTCGCGTTCGCCGCCTCGAAGACCGGCGGCAGCTACCGCGACGCCGCCCTGTCGTGGCTGGCCGAGCCGGGCACGCTCACCGGGTACATCGGCGACGGCACCGAGGCGTACGCCGGGGCCACCGCCAAGCTCGCGCTGGCCGCCGAGGTCACCGGCGCCGATCCGGCCGCGTTCGGCGGCGTCGACCTGGTCACGCGGCTGCGCGGCCTCCAGGCGACCTCGGGCCGGTTCAGCGACCGGTCTGCCTGGGGCGACTTCAGCAACTCGTTCACCCAGTCACTGGCCGTCATCGCGCTGGACCGCACGGCCGCGGGCGCACCCGCCTCGGCGGTGTCGTACCTGGCCGGGACCGCCTGCGCCGACGGCAGCTTCCCGCTCTACCTGGAGCAGCCGGTCTGCACCGGCGACGTCGACGCGACCGCGCTGGCGGTGCAGGCGCTGCGGGCCGCGGGCGACCACGTCCACGCGTACGGCGGCCTGACCTGGCTGGTCGCCCAGCAGCAGGCCGACGGCGGTTTCGCCTCGGCCGGGGTCGCCAACGCCAACAGCACCGGTCTGGCCGCCCAGGCGCTGCAGTCCAGCGGCCGCCTGCTGGCGGCGGCCAAGGCCCGCACGTTCCTGCGCGGGCTCCAGGTCGGCTGCGCCGGTGCGGCCGCCGACCGGGGCGCGATCGCGTACACGGCCGGGGCCTTCGACCCGGCGACCGCCCCGCGCGCGACCGCGCAGGCCGTGCTCGGCCTGACCGGCCGCGGCTACGCCGACCTCGACGCGGCGGGTTCCAGCCCGGCCGCCCCCACCCTCGCCTGCCCGTGA
- a CDS encoding CbiQ family ECF transporter T component, producing the protein MTSLAAARLPRALHPVAWWLWALALATAASRTGNPLLLALIFAVLGLAVTLRRGDAPWARAFGYYLLLALTVIAIRVLFRAVFASGTGPGDHILLTLPQVPTPDWYAGIQLGGPVSAEAVLSAALDGMRLACLLCCIGAANTLANPKRALRVLPGALYELGVAVTVALTVAPQLVESVQRVARARRLRAGRTRGLRALRAIALPVLHDALDRSLRLAAAMDSRGYGRTGSATRTSRLVTGALMLTGMTGLCVGAYGLLDPTVPGAVGTAGFAAGAVLCTGGLILGGRRVSRTRYRPDPWQWPEWTVAVGGLSAAFVLAAGTGYDPAAGTDLLHWPTLPALPAAAILLAAAAALAAPPPPPRHRPVPAGAVA; encoded by the coding sequence ATGACTAGCCTGGCCGCCGCGCGGCTGCCCCGGGCGCTGCACCCGGTCGCGTGGTGGCTGTGGGCGCTGGCCCTGGCCACCGCGGCCAGCCGCACCGGCAACCCGCTGCTGCTGGCGCTGATCTTCGCGGTGCTCGGGCTGGCGGTGACGCTGCGCCGGGGCGACGCGCCCTGGGCCCGCGCCTTCGGCTACTACCTGCTGCTGGCGCTGACCGTGATCGCGATCCGGGTGCTGTTCCGGGCCGTGTTCGCCTCCGGCACCGGCCCCGGCGACCACATCCTGCTCACCCTGCCGCAGGTGCCCACCCCCGACTGGTACGCGGGCATCCAGCTCGGCGGCCCCGTCTCCGCCGAGGCCGTGCTGTCGGCCGCGCTGGACGGCATGCGGCTGGCCTGCCTGCTGTGCTGCATCGGCGCCGCGAACACGCTGGCCAACCCGAAACGGGCGCTGCGGGTGCTGCCCGGTGCCCTGTACGAGCTCGGCGTCGCGGTCACCGTCGCGCTGACGGTGGCCCCGCAGCTGGTCGAGAGCGTGCAGCGGGTGGCCCGCGCCCGCCGCCTGCGCGCCGGGCGCACCCGCGGCCTGCGGGCGCTGCGCGCGATCGCGCTGCCGGTGCTGCACGACGCCCTCGACCGGTCGCTGCGGCTGGCCGCCGCGATGGACTCGCGCGGCTACGGCCGCACCGGTTCGGCCACCCGTACGTCGCGGCTGGTCACGGGCGCGCTCATGCTCACCGGGATGACCGGCCTGTGCGTCGGCGCGTACGGCCTGCTCGACCCGACCGTCCCCGGCGCCGTCGGCACGGCCGGGTTCGCCGCCGGGGCGGTGCTGTGCACCGGCGGGCTGATCCTCGGCGGGCGCCGGGTCTCGCGCACCCGCTACCGCCCCGATCCGTGGCAGTGGCCGGAATGGACGGTCGCGGTCGGCGGCCTGTCCGCCGCGTTCGTGCTCGCGGCGGGCACCGGCTACGACCCGGCCGCCGGCACGGACCTGCTGCACTGGCCGACCCTGCCCGCGCTGCCCGCCGCCGCGATCCTGCTCGCCGCCGCGGCCGCGCTGGCCGCGCCACCGCCACCGCCGCGCCACCGTCCCGTCCCCGCCGGAGCCGTCGCATGA
- a CDS encoding lysine N(6)-hydroxylase/L-ornithine N(5)-oxygenase family protein, which produces MFTSADEVHDLVGVGFGPSNLALAIALRERGEHGSAVFFERQPAFAWHPGLLIEGTTMQVSFLKDLATMRNPSSAFSFLNYLQDKGRLADFINHKTMFPSRVEFHDYLEWAARRFTDQVHYASEVLAVTPVRAGGTVTACDVEVRQHVRGGTPVVRRVRTRNLVVATGLQPRLPETVTSGPRIWHSSEYLHRVDRLRDPRRIVVVGAGQSAAEVTDHLHRTFPGAEICALFSKYGYTPADDTPFANRIFDPAAVDDYYGAPDQVKELLHGYHAGTNYSVVDTELIVELYRRAYQEKIHHTERLRIMNVSRLVTATGDHDGVTAVIEHLPTGARTELAADAIICATGYHSGDPRRLLGELADECLTRPDGRLRIERDYRVATTGALACGIYVQGATEHTHGLSSTLLSNVAVRAGEIAQSIAARPAHRLVAAAA; this is translated from the coding sequence ATGTTTACCTCGGCAGACGAAGTTCACGATCTCGTCGGTGTCGGCTTCGGGCCGTCCAATCTCGCCCTCGCCATCGCGTTACGCGAGCGGGGCGAGCACGGCAGCGCCGTCTTCTTCGAACGGCAGCCCGCCTTCGCCTGGCACCCCGGTCTGCTCATCGAGGGCACCACCATGCAGGTGTCGTTCCTCAAGGACCTCGCGACCATGCGCAACCCGTCCAGCGCGTTCAGCTTCCTGAACTACCTGCAGGACAAGGGCCGCCTGGCCGACTTCATCAACCACAAGACGATGTTCCCGTCGCGGGTGGAGTTCCACGACTACCTCGAATGGGCCGCCCGCCGCTTCACCGACCAGGTGCACTACGCCAGCGAGGTGCTCGCCGTGACCCCGGTCCGCGCGGGCGGCACCGTCACCGCCTGCGACGTCGAGGTCCGCCAGCACGTACGCGGGGGCACGCCGGTGGTGCGCCGCGTGCGTACCCGCAACCTCGTGGTCGCCACCGGGCTGCAACCGAGGCTGCCCGAGACGGTGACGTCCGGTCCGCGCATCTGGCACAGCAGCGAGTACCTGCACCGCGTCGACCGGCTGCGCGACCCGCGCCGCATCGTGGTCGTCGGCGCCGGCCAGAGCGCCGCCGAGGTCACCGACCACCTGCACCGCACGTTCCCCGGCGCCGAGATCTGCGCCCTGTTCAGCAAGTACGGCTACACCCCGGCCGACGACACCCCGTTCGCCAACCGGATCTTCGACCCGGCCGCGGTCGACGACTACTACGGCGCCCCGGACCAGGTCAAAGAGCTGCTGCACGGGTACCACGCGGGCACGAACTACTCCGTCGTGGACACCGAGCTGATCGTCGAGCTGTACCGGCGGGCGTACCAGGAGAAGATCCACCACACCGAGCGGCTGCGCATCATGAACGTGTCCCGGCTCGTCACCGCGACCGGCGACCACGACGGCGTGACCGCGGTGATCGAGCACCTGCCCACCGGCGCCCGGACCGAGCTGGCCGCCGACGCGATCATCTGCGCCACCGGGTACCACAGCGGCGACCCCCGGCGCCTGCTCGGCGAACTGGCCGACGAGTGCCTGACCCGGCCCGACGGGCGGCTGCGCATCGAACGCGACTACCGGGTGGCCACCACCGGCGCGCTGGCCTGCGGGATCTACGTGCAGGGCGCCACCGAGCACACGCACGGCCTGAGCAGCACCCTGCTGTCCAACGTGGCCGTGCGCGCGGGCGAGATCGCCCAGTCCATCGCGGCCCGCCCCGCGCACCGCCTGGTCGCCGCCGCCGCGTGA
- a CDS encoding methionyl-tRNA formyltransferase, with amino-acid sequence MRVVMFGYQTWGHRTLKALLEAPEHEVALVVTHPPSDHAYERIWSDSVADLAADHGVPVLLRNRPDDPELLERLAQAQPDVIVATNWRTWIPPQVFELPRLGTLNVHDSLLPRYAGFSPLIWALLNGEKEVGVTAHMMDAELDAGDIVLQRAVPVGERDTTTDLFHKTLALFGPITVDGLALLATGRTDWTPQDRGQASFYHKRSELDSRIDWTWTAEELDRLVRAQSDPYPNAFTYYRGQRLRVIEASVSRGVYGGTPGRVFIPEDGGVVIVAGAQARYGTSRGLRIERVRLDDGTELPAAEVFRTMGGYLTQAP; translated from the coding sequence ATGCGAGTCGTCATGTTCGGATACCAGACCTGGGGTCACCGGACCCTGAAAGCGCTGCTGGAGGCGCCCGAGCACGAGGTGGCGCTGGTCGTCACCCATCCGCCCAGCGACCACGCGTACGAGCGGATCTGGAGCGACTCCGTGGCCGACCTCGCCGCCGACCACGGCGTACCGGTGCTGCTGCGCAACCGGCCCGACGACCCTGAGCTGCTGGAACGCCTCGCGCAGGCCCAGCCGGATGTGATCGTCGCGACCAACTGGCGCACCTGGATCCCGCCGCAGGTGTTCGAGCTGCCGCGCCTGGGCACCCTGAACGTGCACGACTCGCTGCTGCCCCGGTACGCCGGCTTCTCCCCGCTGATCTGGGCGCTGCTCAACGGCGAGAAGGAGGTCGGCGTCACCGCGCACATGATGGACGCCGAGCTCGACGCCGGGGACATCGTGCTCCAGCGGGCGGTCCCGGTCGGCGAGCGCGACACCACGACCGACCTGTTCCACAAGACGCTGGCGCTGTTCGGGCCGATCACCGTGGACGGGCTGGCCCTGCTGGCCACCGGCCGCACTGACTGGACGCCGCAGGACCGCGGCCAGGCCAGCTTCTACCACAAGCGGTCCGAGCTGGACAGCCGCATCGACTGGACCTGGACGGCCGAGGAGCTCGACCGGCTGGTCCGGGCGCAGTCCGATCCGTACCCGAACGCGTTCACCTACTACCGCGGGCAGCGGCTGCGGGTGATCGAAGCCTCGGTGTCGCGGGGCGTCTACGGCGGCACCCCCGGGCGCGTCTTCATCCCCGAGGACGGCGGCGTCGTGATCGTCGCCGGGGCGCAGGCCCGCTACGGCACCAGCCGCGGCCTGCGGATCGAGCGGGTACGCCTGGACGACGGCACCGAGCTGCCCGCCGCCGAGGTCTTCCGGACCATGGGCGGCTACCTGACCCAGGCCCCCTGA
- a CDS encoding DUF3592 domain-containing protein, with amino-acid sequence MEFTGPFFALFFVVLLVIGGVVVWGAIQGSRKVARSQELREVGRVTTGTVVDNQMESHSHHHDGHHRTSITFRPVVRYRAQDGTEVTAVGPAASNRSFIVGSTVPLRVHPDRPEQIEITSGQGRGSGGVAGIVVGVIGVVVLVLMATFACSAQREFDDFRNDMGNSTDFDNGPFGNDPFGDFQQCTIDGQQVSCK; translated from the coding sequence ATGGAATTCACGGGGCCGTTCTTCGCACTGTTCTTCGTGGTGCTGCTGGTCATCGGCGGGGTCGTCGTCTGGGGCGCGATCCAGGGCAGCCGGAAGGTGGCCCGTTCGCAGGAGCTGCGCGAGGTGGGCCGGGTGACCACCGGCACCGTGGTGGACAACCAGATGGAGTCGCACTCGCACCACCACGACGGGCACCACCGCACCAGCATCACGTTCCGGCCGGTCGTCCGCTACCGGGCGCAGGACGGCACCGAGGTCACCGCGGTCGGCCCGGCCGCCAGCAACCGCTCGTTCATCGTGGGCTCCACCGTGCCGCTGCGGGTGCACCCCGACCGGCCCGAGCAGATCGAGATCACCTCGGGCCAGGGCCGGGGCTCCGGCGGTGTGGCCGGTATCGTCGTCGGTGTCATCGGCGTGGTCGTGCTCGTGCTGATGGCCACGTTCGCCTGCTCGGCGCAGCGGGAGTTCGACGACTTCCGCAACGACATGGGCAACTCGACGGACTTCGACAACGGCCCGTTCGGCAACGACCCGTTCGGCGACTTCCAGCAGTGCACCATCGACGGCCAGCAGGTCTCCTGCAAGTAG
- a CDS encoding HAD family phosphatase, whose product MTALVLDFGGVLTSDLWEALRGFARREGLADDALVDLVTRDAEGVELLRALERGGIGQARFEREVSARLGVPAPGLLARMAAELRPDEQMLAAVARIRATGVKIGILSNSWGTGHFDPYAPWRLHERADVVVVSDQVGMRKPDPEIFDLVLDRLAEPPEACLFIDDIAAYLEPARAGGMAVWHHTSTPATLTELRRVYGE is encoded by the coding sequence GTGACCGCGCTGGTGCTCGACTTCGGCGGCGTCCTGACCAGCGACCTCTGGGAGGCGCTGCGCGGTTTCGCGCGCCGGGAGGGACTGGCCGACGACGCCCTGGTGGACCTGGTGACCAGGGACGCCGAGGGGGTCGAACTGCTGCGCGCGCTCGAACGCGGCGGCATCGGGCAGGCGCGGTTCGAGCGGGAGGTGTCGGCCCGGCTCGGCGTGCCCGCGCCGGGCCTGCTGGCTCGCATGGCGGCTGAGCTGCGGCCCGACGAGCAGATGCTCGCGGCCGTGGCCCGGATCCGGGCTACCGGAGTGAAGATCGGGATCCTGTCGAACTCCTGGGGCACCGGGCACTTCGACCCGTACGCCCCGTGGCGGCTGCACGAGCGGGCCGATGTGGTGGTCGTCTCGGACCAGGTCGGGATGCGCAAGCCGGACCCGGAGATCTTCGATCTCGTGCTGGACCGGCTCGCCGAGCCGCCCGAGGCGTGTCTGTTCATCGACGACATCGCCGCCTACCTGGAGCCCGCGCGGGCCGGCGGCATGGCGGTGTGGCACCACACCAGCACTCCCGCCACCCTGACCGAACTACGGAGGGTCTACGGCGAGTAG
- the panD gene encoding aspartate 1-decarboxylase: MQRTLLGGKIHRATVTQADLHYVGSITIDTELMAAADLVEGEQVQVVDVTNGARLTTYAIEGPAGSGVIGVNGAAAHLVHPGDLVIIMSFQQIDAAEVAAHRPRVVHVDGQNRIVALGADPAEPVPGALDQRSGALV, encoded by the coding sequence ATGCAGCGCACACTGCTCGGCGGCAAGATCCACCGGGCCACGGTCACCCAGGCCGACCTGCACTACGTCGGCTCGATCACCATCGACACCGAACTCATGGCCGCCGCCGACCTGGTCGAGGGCGAGCAGGTGCAGGTCGTGGACGTCACCAACGGCGCGCGGCTGACGACCTACGCGATCGAGGGTCCCGCGGGCTCGGGCGTCATCGGCGTCAACGGCGCCGCCGCGCACCTGGTGCACCCCGGTGACCTGGTCATCATCATGTCCTTCCAGCAGATCGACGCCGCCGAGGTGGCCGCGCACCGGCCGCGGGTGGTGCACGTCGACGGGCAGAACCGGATCGTGGCGCTGGGCGCCGATCCGGCCGAGCCCGTGCCGGGCGCGCTCGACCAGCGCAGCGGCGCCCTCGTCTGA
- a CDS encoding prenyltransferase/squalene oxidase repeat-containing protein, with product MPVIRRRAAAALLAAVAAFAVAAPAAARPLAQAPAESGPDLAKGVAYLVAPANLQDGRYYESFPGFPDFGLSIDGAFALAATGSDDARLRAVTEFIRTGGVVGDGGFTVDAWLGIGTEFASGGAIGKVAVLAQVTGYDPGAFGGHDLIAALKDVTCAKTDEAAGCAGPGNYAWATSTFGQVLGVVAQLRAGRAADAASPVTFLLGLQRADGSFPSLIPATDQDRDVDSTAMAAMALVLAGGHDSAVDAALAWIAGQQKAHGGFPGAAGDSTNSTALAVQGLSLRADTYAAQLGKARAFLAQQQNSDGGFDVALGTDGSDLRSSTQAVSGATGISFGTLLRDVHTPAASPSPSAASPSPSRAGSSPSPSAGSPTPSRTGGSPSASPTGAGGGLPVTGLPLTAIVAVALVLIVAGMALLIGLRRRTEGGGR from the coding sequence ATGCCCGTCATCCGCCGCCGCGCGGCCGCCGCCCTGCTCGCCGCCGTCGCCGCGTTCGCCGTCGCGGCCCCCGCCGCCGCCCGCCCGCTCGCGCAGGCCCCGGCGGAGTCCGGCCCCGACCTGGCCAAAGGTGTGGCATACCTGGTCGCCCCGGCCAATCTCCAGGACGGCCGCTACTACGAGTCGTTTCCCGGGTTCCCCGACTTCGGCCTGAGCATCGACGGGGCGTTCGCGCTGGCCGCGACCGGGTCCGACGACGCGCGGCTGCGCGCGGTCACCGAGTTCATCCGCACCGGCGGGGTCGTCGGCGACGGCGGGTTCACCGTCGACGCCTGGCTCGGCATCGGCACCGAGTTCGCCTCCGGCGGCGCCATCGGCAAGGTCGCCGTGCTGGCGCAGGTCACCGGGTACGACCCGGGCGCCTTCGGCGGTCACGACCTGATCGCCGCCCTCAAGGACGTGACCTGCGCGAAGACCGACGAGGCCGCCGGCTGCGCCGGACCCGGCAACTACGCCTGGGCCACCTCGACGTTCGGGCAGGTCCTCGGCGTGGTCGCGCAGTTGCGCGCCGGGCGGGCCGCCGACGCGGCGAGCCCGGTCACGTTCCTGCTCGGCCTCCAGCGCGCCGACGGATCGTTCCCGAGCCTGATCCCGGCGACCGACCAGGACCGCGACGTCGACAGCACCGCGATGGCCGCGATGGCCCTGGTCCTGGCGGGCGGCCACGACTCGGCGGTGGACGCGGCCCTGGCCTGGATCGCCGGGCAGCAGAAGGCGCACGGCGGCTTCCCGGGCGCGGCCGGTGACTCGACCAACTCCACCGCGCTGGCGGTGCAGGGCCTGTCGCTGCGCGCCGACACGTACGCCGCGCAGCTCGGCAAGGCACGCGCCTTCCTGGCCCAGCAGCAGAACAGCGACGGCGGATTCGACGTCGCACTGGGCACCGACGGCTCGGACCTGCGCTCCTCGACGCAGGCGGTCAGCGGCGCGACCGGGATCTCGTTCGGCACGCTGCTGCGCGACGTCCACACGCCCGCCGCCTCGCCCTCGCCGTCCGCCGCGTCGCCGTCGCCGTCGCGTGCCGGCAGCTCGCCGTCGCCGTCCGCGGGCTCGCCGACCCCGTCGCGGACCGGCGGCTCGCCGTCGGCGTCGCCGACCGGTGCCGGGGGAGGGCTGCCGGTCACCGGCCTGCCGCTGACGGCGATCGTCGCGGTCGCGCTGGTGCTGATCGTGGCCGGGATGGCGCTGCTCATCGGCCTGCGGCGCCGGACCGAGGGCGGCGGCCGGTGA
- a CDS encoding ABC transporter substrate-binding protein — protein sequence MGSTLTRRGTMARLAAATLLATGLLTACSSTPDQAEPTASAATAAFPVTIDHKFGATTIAAQPKRVVTVGWNDQDFVLALGVTPVSTREWFTEYPTYPWVAQALGGVKLPTFSAEINYEAILAQQPDLIIAIYETVTKETYDKLTQIAPTVVQSSAYPDEQTPWDVQTLTTGRALGRAAEAQALVDQVNAKVDAAKKAHPEFAGKTLVVDYGPENGQHWLIGARDPRRALFDALGFATQDAKDEISEERLDLLDRDVLVVIGATRADSAKSAVFSRLAVVKTDRTLYTTFETPLAGALSYSGPKALLYALDILVPELAAAADGSPATAVKDLSH from the coding sequence ATGGGTTCCACCCTCACCCGGCGCGGCACGATGGCGCGCCTGGCCGCCGCGACGCTGCTGGCCACCGGCCTGCTGACGGCCTGCTCGTCCACCCCGGACCAGGCCGAGCCCACCGCGTCGGCGGCGACCGCGGCGTTCCCGGTGACGATCGACCACAAGTTCGGCGCCACCACCATCGCCGCGCAGCCCAAGCGCGTCGTCACCGTCGGCTGGAACGACCAGGACTTCGTCCTCGCACTCGGGGTCACCCCGGTCAGCACCCGCGAGTGGTTCACCGAGTACCCGACGTACCCGTGGGTGGCGCAGGCGCTGGGCGGGGTCAAGCTGCCGACCTTCTCGGCCGAGATCAACTACGAGGCGATCCTCGCCCAGCAGCCCGACCTGATCATCGCCATCTACGAGACCGTCACCAAGGAGACGTACGACAAGCTGACGCAGATCGCGCCGACCGTCGTGCAGTCCAGCGCGTACCCCGACGAGCAGACCCCGTGGGACGTGCAGACGCTGACCACCGGCAGGGCGCTGGGCCGGGCCGCCGAGGCCCAGGCGCTCGTCGACCAGGTCAACGCGAAGGTCGACGCGGCGAAGAAGGCGCACCCCGAGTTCGCGGGCAAGACCCTGGTCGTCGACTACGGACCGGAGAACGGCCAGCACTGGCTGATCGGCGCCCGCGACCCGCGCCGCGCCCTGTTCGACGCCCTCGGCTTCGCCACCCAGGACGCCAAGGACGAGATCAGCGAGGAGCGGCTGGACCTGCTCGACCGCGACGTACTGGTCGTCATCGGCGCGACCAGGGCCGACAGCGCCAAGTCCGCCGTGTTCTCGCGCCTCGCCGTGGTGAAGACCGACCGGACCCTCTACACCACCTTCGAGACGCCGCTCGCGGGCGCGCTGTCCTACAGCGGCCCCAAGGCGCTGCTGTACGCGCTCGACATCCTCGTGCCGGAGCTGGCCGCCGCGGCCGACGGCAGCCCGGCGACCGCCGTCAAGGACCTGTCGCACTGA